The Candidatus Zixiibacteriota bacterium nucleotide sequence TATCCGGCCTGGTATACCGAGTTCAATGCCGGTGATTTTGGATTGGTTGGCGGGGTGGGGAACACCAATGACGGCGAGTTCTATGACCCGTCCACTATGGGTTATCTGGCTAACTCGAGCACGCTGGGCGAATATAAGCGGTTTTCCATTGCCCTCTCGGGAGCGGATTTCAGCCACTTTGACGCTTATTTCTATTTCCAGAACCAGCAGCAGAAGACCCGGATAAAGTTTGCTCCATTCTCTCACGATGGCGAAACTCATGGAGTGGTACCGGAGCCGGGGACCTTGACTCTGATGGGGCTGGGCGGACTGGGGATGGGACTGGTAAGGCGGCTTCGCAAGAAGTAATCGTAATCCCAATAAAAGATACTACGGGAGACAGATGACTGTCTCCCGTTTTTTATTTCTAAAGCGTGCCTCTTGGCCGTTACTTGCCTCTGCGCAGAGTGGAACGTGTAAGTAATTGATTCTGCAACTGGATTCCACCCGGTACGGCGGGAACGGTCTTCAGAAATTCTCGGTTCAGACAAAACCAGTTCTTTCAGCCCCGATTCCATACCTTATCCGGCCAGACTTTGCGCAGGGATTGAACAATTTGTTAAAACTTCGGCTCACGGTCTTGCGAGCCATTCCCGAATCCATTCCAGCCGATAGTCTATGCTGTTGAATCATTGTGCCTTAGATTTTGAAAGCTAACATCCAGAGAATGGTGAGAGGTTTGGGGAAGCGGAAGAGGCATAGTTTCTGCTTTATTTTCTTATGAAATAATATCTTAGTCGAGCAGAATATTATGAAATTCAAATTGTTCTTAATTGCCGCGTTAGTTCTGGGAGTAAGTTCGCTATCGCTGGCAGGTCCTCTGAATCATACCTCGTATAAAGCGAATCATGCCGGGTATTCCTTGATTGGGACGTCCGGGACGAGCGACAACGCCAATTACAGCGACGAAGGGGGAGACAATGCAGGGCAGAAACTGATTATTCAGGATATTGCGCCATCGTCTTCAGGGGAGAATGATTCATACCCCGACGGCCCTGCCCCGGTACCGGAACCAACCACTTTGACACTGCTGGGTCTTGGCTCGCTTGGTCTTGGCTGGTTGAGACGCCGGAGCGCCAAGCCGTAACGGCAAGCCTGTCAATTTCGCCGTCGCAAAGCGAACTTTAGAGGCGTTCCTTCAAAATCAAATCTCTGACGTATCTGATTTTCAATAAATCTGAGGTAACTTTTCTTCAGCAGTTCGGGGTGATTGCAGAAGAGCTGGAAGGTGGGCGGACGGACTCCGACCTGCAGTCCATAAAATATCTTGATATATTTTCCATGGACGGCGGCCGGCGGCTGTTTTTGAATTATTTCTTCGAGGATTTTGTTGAATTCGGCGGTGGCAATCTGGCGGTTCCAATTTTCAAAGACGGAGTCAGCGCTTTCGAGCACCCGTGTAATCCTGAGTCCGGAAAGCGACGAAATGAAAACGACCGGAACATAGGCGAGGGTGGCGATAGCGCTTTTAATGCTGAGCGTAATCTGGTCGGCGGTCTTTGAATCTTTTTCGACCAAGTCCCATTTATTAACTACCAGGACCATTGCCCGCTGGGCTTCGACGGCATCAGTAAGAATCTGAATATCCTGGGCGAGGAATCCCTGGGAGGCATCAAGAAGCAGCAGCGCCACATGGCTGTTCTCAATTGCCCGCAGAGTTCGCAGGGTGGTGTAATATTCGAGATTGTCGCTCACTCGGGCCCGTTTGCGCAGTCCGGCGGTATCGGTCAGGATATATTTCCTGCCGGAAAATTCGAAAGGAGTATCGACAGCGTCGCGGGTGGTGCCGGGCTGGGGAGAGACGATGGCCCGTTCGGCGCCGAGGAGTCGATTGACAAAAGAGGACTTCCCAACGTTCGGACGTCCGATAACAGCCAGGCGCAACGGCTCATCATCAGCTTCAGTAAGAGATTGGGAGGGGAGCAAGGCGACGATCTCGTCGAGGGCTTCGCCAATACCTCTCCCCCCGGTAGCCGATATCGGCAACGGTTCACCCAGTCCCAATTTCAGGAACTGGTATCGTTCTGATTCCTGCAGGGTATTGTCGGCTTTGTTGGCGAGCAGGAGGACTTTTCGTCCGGAACGATGGAGGCTGTCGGCAATGCGGGCGTCAACAGAATCCACCCCGGTCCGGGCATCGACCACGAGTAGAATCAGGTCGGCCTGTTCGATAGCGATTTCCGCCTGCGAGAGAATCAGTCTTTCCATTTCGAGTTTAGCGCCGGGGAGCATGCCGCCGGTGTCGACCAGATAGAACGTTCTCCCCTGCCACTCACAGGCGGCGTAATTGCGGTCGCGGGTTATCCCGGGGCGGTCATCGACAATGGCGATTTTCTTTCGCAGGAAACGGTTAAAGAGTGATGATTTGCCGACATTGGGACGCCCGATGATGGCGACTATCGGGAGGTTCAAAGGAGCGCCTCGCCGATAGTGTCCACAATGCTGTATTTCCCTACCAGAACTTTCATTTCTAATTTGCTCCTAAATTCTTCCAGCGACAGATTATCCAGAAAGAGGTCTTCTTTATTTAAGCAATTGGGAGGCAGAAGTGCAATATCATAATTTCCGGCGGTTTTCACCAGAAAATTATAGAGGTCGCCGCCGGTCAGAAGGCCGCTGACCGTGACCGATTCCCCCCAGAAATCGTTCTTCACCGGCTGCAGGTCGATTTTGAATCCGATTTTTTTCAGATTTGACACAATCTCGCGGTCGAGAATTTCGAAGGCTGATTCTCCGGTCAGCATGATAATCTTTCTGTCGCGAGGAAGCTTCTCCAGACGACGCCGACGTCGATTGAAATCGGTGAGGGTGTGGCGAATCATCCCTACCCCATTTTCAAACTGCGCCATCTCTTCATATTCGCCCAGAGAGGGAAAGGGGGTCTCGGAAATGATATAGAACTCATCGGCCACAAAGACAAAACGGGTCTGAAGTTTTTTCCGGAACTCTTTCTGGCGCTTGTGAACATAGTTGACGATTTCAATGGCTTCATCGCGCCGGTAAGTCCGCAGTGAGGGCAGTTTCTCGCGGTATTTGGTCAAGCCGACCGGCACGACGGCAAGGGTCATCACCCCCGGATATAACAGAGAGAGGTCGTCTATGGTCCTCTCCAGATAGGGACCGTCATTAAACCCGGGGGACAGCACTACCTGTGTATGGAATTTAATGCCGTTGGCGATGAGGAATTTCAGTTGCGGGAGGATGGAAGGGAGCTTTTCATTTTGAAAAATGCAGCGCCGCAGAGTATCATCGGTGACATGCACGGAAACATAAAGGGGCGAAAGGCGCTGTTCGATAATGCGGCGGATATCATCATCGCTGAGATTGGAGAGGGTGATGAAATTGCCATGGGTAAAAGAGAGGCGATAGTCATCATCCTTGATATAAAGGGCGCGGCGCATCCCGCGCGGCTGCTGATGGACAAAGCAGAAGGGGCATTTGTTCTTGCAGATCATGACCGGGTCATCTTCGAAACTCAAGCCGAGGTCGGAGGCGTTGTAGTCCCGGAATTGAAACTGGAGCCTCTCCCCTTGCGTATTCTCGAACTCAAGACGGACATGGTCATCCGCGATACGATAATGATAGTCTATGATATCGCGGACCGAGAGGCCGTTAATATTGAGAAGAGAATAGCCGGGGCGAACCTTGCCGAAAAGCGGGGAAGCGGGGTCAACAGCCGAAATCTTCATAATAAAAAAAAGCGGGCGATGGGAGTCGAACCCACGACGTCAAGCTTGGGAAGCTTGCATTCTACCGCTGAATTACGCCCGCGAGCTACGCGGTTAAAATCTACTCCGGATTCTACGATAAGTCAAGCCCTTTGTCTCATCCTTTGAGCAACGCCCCGGTGATACAGCCGATAGACATCAACAACCCGACCAGGGCATGGACCTGGATGGTTCCGGCTTGCGCGGGAACGATATCGGGCACTTTTTCCATGTTACGGGCAAAGTGCTTGACTGTTTTCAGCGCCAGCGGGAAAGAAAGAAGCGCCAGCAGGGCGTAGGGTGTAAGATATCCGGTCACAACGGCGGCAATCAGAAGGGCGTAGTTGCCGAACATAAGGAAATAATAGCCGGCGGCCGCCTTTTTCCTGCCCCAGGCTACGACCAGATGATTCTTGCCGACCGATTTG carries:
- a CDS encoding choice-of-anchor N protein codes for the protein MTRKILMTMLAAILFTAPAFAVPTLQVFVAGGTYDTETETWVVSSSTFDLYIISANEALSDVMVSMALNLPETSDPNGSVSVDVNSDTYDSWTFGTPYLLPPHDIYPAWYTEFNAGDFGLVGGVGNTNDGEFYDPSTMGYLANSSTLGEYKRFSIALSGADFSHFDAYFYFQNQQQKTRIKFAPFSHDGETHGVVPEPGTLTLMGLGGLGMGLVRRLRKK
- a CDS encoding PEP-CTERM sorting domain-containing protein, translating into MKFKLFLIAALVLGVSSLSLAGPLNHTSYKANHAGYSLIGTSGTSDNANYSDEGGDNAGQKLIIQDIAPSSSGENDSYPDGPAPVPEPTTLTLLGLGSLGLGWLRRRSAKP
- the der gene encoding ribosome biogenesis GTPase Der produces the protein MNLPIVAIIGRPNVGKSSLFNRFLRKKIAIVDDRPGITRDRNYAACEWQGRTFYLVDTGGMLPGAKLEMERLILSQAEIAIEQADLILLVVDARTGVDSVDARIADSLHRSGRKVLLLANKADNTLQESERYQFLKLGLGEPLPISATGGRGIGEALDEIVALLPSQSLTEADDEPLRLAVIGRPNVGKSSFVNRLLGAERAIVSPQPGTTRDAVDTPFEFSGRKYILTDTAGLRKRARVSDNLEYYTTLRTLRAIENSHVALLLLDASQGFLAQDIQILTDAVEAQRAMVLVVNKWDLVEKDSKTADQITLSIKSAIATLAYVPVVFISSLSGLRITRVLESADSVFENWNRQIATAEFNKILEEIIQKQPPAAVHGKYIKIFYGLQVGVRPPTFQLFCNHPELLKKSYLRFIENQIRQRFDFEGTPLKFALRRRN
- a CDS encoding DUF512 domain-containing protein; translation: MKISAVDPASPLFGKVRPGYSLLNINGLSVRDIIDYHYRIADDHVRLEFENTQGERLQFQFRDYNASDLGLSFEDDPVMICKNKCPFCFVHQQPRGMRRALYIKDDDYRLSFTHGNFITLSNLSDDDIRRIIEQRLSPLYVSVHVTDDTLRRCIFQNEKLPSILPQLKFLIANGIKFHTQVVLSPGFNDGPYLERTIDDLSLLYPGVMTLAVVPVGLTKYREKLPSLRTYRRDEAIEIVNYVHKRQKEFRKKLQTRFVFVADEFYIISETPFPSLGEYEEMAQFENGVGMIRHTLTDFNRRRRRLEKLPRDRKIIMLTGESAFEILDREIVSNLKKIGFKIDLQPVKNDFWGESVTVSGLLTGGDLYNFLVKTAGNYDIALLPPNCLNKEDLFLDNLSLEEFRSKLEMKVLVGKYSIVDTIGEALL